The genomic stretch CACATACAAGATGAGAACTACCACTAGCAAGGAATTAATTTTTTCTTTCTAATACATATCTTTTTTATTTCAAAGTTATGATTTTTTTTCCTCAAGCAAATTTACCTTTTTTTTCCAATTCCTTACACGTGGCTCTCATAACTTTTCAAATATTGCactttctctatttttctcagTTTCACTCAAAAACCCAACCATACCTTCATTTAGCTTTTATTTAGCTCATAAATATTTCAAGTGCTCAAGAAAgttaaaaggttcaaatagataaTCAATTCAAACAAAGGGGtcaggcttgtaatgtggttgccaaagaaatacgATTATAGGCTAAACGGGGCTAACTAGAATACATATAATTAGGTGAGTAAAAAGTCatatatatggctcaacaaaACAATACCTCTACTTCTGCTAAACGTATGCTTCTCTCTCGGCGTAGGTAACTAACGTGCGTCAGCCATGGGGACAAGAGCTCGTGTACTATCTCAGAAGGCACTAATGGCAATGTCAGCATCGACACAAAGGAGGAATTATGGAGGAAAAAGTGCGAGCACTGGAATAGAATTGGGAAGCAACAGATCTGAGTTAGAAACCAAACAGGACAATGGAAAACAACAAGTTGGAAATAAGGAGGCAACACCAAATATTACTTGGATAACACCTTCAAGAGTGAGCAAAAGCACTCAAATACAAGGCCAACATATTGCGAGGATAAACacatttcaggtgttggataagCCTGGAAAAAGCAGACAAGGGGAGGAAGAAGTAGGTGGAAAAGAGGGAGGTACGACCACACCCCATTCTGGGGATGGTTAACATGTTATGTTGGAATACAAGGGGCTTAAATGCCCCTAATAAGCAAAAGGAGGTGAAACTCCTTTGCAATGCTGAACAAGTTGGGTTAATATGTCTGTTGGAAACAAAAATAAAGGAAGCCAAAATAGACCAAGTGGTCCAACAAAAGTTTGGGGATGGCAGTATATTACAAACTTAGAATCTCATTATAATGGTAGGATTCTGATTACATGGAGGCAGGATTATTACAAGGTGATACCTGTGCATATAATTGCTCAAATGGTAACATGTGAGGTGCAATTCATTCCTCAACAATTGACCTTTATGTTATCAATGATCTATGCTTTTAATACTAAGGAGGATAGGAGGAGCTTATGGGATAATATCATGGAGCAATGTAAGTTGTGCACAAAATCATGGATGCTTGTGGGTGATTTTAATTTTGTGCTAAGAGAGGATGACAAAATAGGGGCAACTCTGTTACATGGGTGGAAATAGTGGATTTCCATAATTGTGTTGACACTTGTGGACTAATAGAAATGCCCCACTTAGGGAATCATTACACATGGAATGATAAACATGTTGaccaaagaattttctcaaaaatagaCTAGGTGTTTATAAATGGGGATTGGCTTGAAGATATGCCTCCATTCATGGTAAGATATTTGCATGAGGGTATTAGTGATCACTATCCAGCAAAGATATCACTAACAGCGGAAAAAGACAGAGCTAAGAGATTATTCCAATATTGCAATGTATGGGCTCAACACCCACTCTTTTTAGAGAGGGTAAAAGCAGGATGGGAAGTGCAAATTCAGGGATACAAAAtgttactgataatcaagaaaCTGAAAATGATGAAAAGAGGATTAAAACAGTTGAATTTTCAATACTTCAGAAACATAGTGCCAGAAGCAGATGAAGACATGCAAAATCTTAAAAAAGCTCAAGAAAAGCTACAGGGATACCTTATGAATACTGAATTTCAAAAATAGGAGAGAGAAGCATACAAGAAATTTAGGGAATTTTCCTATTTGGCAGAACTATACCTCTAACAGCAAAGCAAGACAAATTGGATAAGGTTAGGAGATGATAATACTAAATATTTTCATTCAGTAATCAAGCACAAGAGGTTCAAACAGGCTACTGCTCAACTAAAAATGAACATGGAGATTGGCAAAGTGATCCAGATGTAATTGCAAAAAATATTGTGAATTACTATGTAGAGCTACTGGGGCAAAATTCTCCAACTAGAGTTAAAACAAGAGAAGGATTCATAAaaatgggatcagttcttaccataGAGATACAAGTAGACTTACTAAAATCATATAATGCTAAGGAAGTCAAGGAAATAATATTTCAGATTGACAGTAGTAAAAGACCAAGTCTACATGATTTTGGGAGTGGTTTTTTCAAGGCAGCGTGGAGTATAGTTGGAGAGGATATCATTGCAACAATATTGGAATTCTCCCATAATGGGAAGTTACTGAAACAACTGAACTCAACTAACATAGTATTGATACCAAATGTGGAGGTTCCCGAATATACAAGTCAGTACAGCCCCATTTTTTGTTGCAATGTAGTGTATAAAGGCATCTCAAAGATGTTATGTAGCAGACTTAAACATGTAGTTACCCAGCTAGAAGCAGACAATCAGGCTGCCTTTATCCCAGACAGATTCATGATGCACAATATTCTTATATGCCATGACCTATTGAGGCACTATAATAAAAAACTTCTGCTAGATGTTTAATGAAGAAAGATTTGGGAAAAGCTTATGATATGGTGGATTAGAAGTTCTTGGAGGAAGTACTGAAAGGCTTTGGGTTCCCTGAGAGGTTCCTACAACTGATCATGACTTGTGTTACATCAACAAAGTTTTCTATTAAGATCAAGGGTGAAGGACATAGATATTTTGAAGGAAGAAAGGGGCTTAGGCAAGGAGATCCCATGTATCCTCTATTATTTATTTTAGTGATGGAATACTTATCTAAAACTTTGAAGTTCATGAGTAATTTACCTGACTTACGCTTCATCCTATGTGTAAACAACTTAAACTAACTCATTTGATCTTTGCAAATGATTTTATGATCTTCAAAGGTAACATTGCCTCAGTAACAAGAGTTATGGAAGCACTGTCACACTTCAACAAGGCATCTGGCCTGATTGCAAACTTAGAGAAGTCAAATATTTTTATAGTAAGGTTGATGAGGTGACTAAGGAGCAGCTGCTAAATATGACAAGATTCACACAAGGTACATTTCCTATAAGATACCTCGGGGTGCCTCTGTCATTCAAGAAATGGAGAAAATTGGAATGCTATCAATGGTGGATAAAAATAACAAGTAGGATTAAAACTACATATGGCAAGCATTTGTCCTATGCAGgaaaacttcaaataatcaactcaGTGTTATTCTCCATCCATAATTTTTGGGGGGCAGTTTTCATATTGCCCTAGAGTGTAGTTAAGGAAGTTGATAAAATTTTCAGGGAATATCTATGAGGAAGTtcagaggaaaagaaaaaagtttTCCTTGTGTCTTGGAAAACAATATACTTTCGAAAGAAATATGGAGGGTTGAATGTGAAAGGAAGCAGACTTTGGAATGTAGCATCTGTTGAAAAATTGTTATGGCAATTGATTGATAAACAAGAATCCTTTTAGGTGAAGTGGGTGCATGGAATCTATATGAAGACCAATACTAATATTTGGAACCATAAGCCACCTTTGGATAGTAGCTGGTACTGGAGGAAAATAACTCCTTAAAAGATGAAATTAAGGCATGGTATGAGCGAGACCACTATTCTCTAACTTCTGGGAGTATACTCAATAACTAGAAGTTATATATCTCTACTAGGAGATATGCCCAAATTGAACATAGCAGACTTAATATGGAGTGAAATTGCACAACTAAAGCACTTGTTCTTTATGTGGTTAGGAGCACAGGGCAGACTATTAACAAAGGATAGGCTTCGAAAACTGCATATCCAAGTTAAAGATGGAAGCTGCTGTTTATGTGATGCAGGAGCAGAAGAAGACAATAATTATTTGTTTGTTGCATGTAGCTGGATCATATCACTCAGAGGAGCAGCTATAGTTTGAGCTGGTGTTCAAATACATGAGGAAGATATCAGGAAGACTTTGGAGAGAATAAAGAGGAAGAATTGAAAGCTAACCAAGAAAGAAATAGTAGCAGCAATATTTGGATCAATGTTCTACCATACATGGAGGGCTAGAAACTAAaaattattcaaaggtgtcaatGTAAATACAGAGGATGTAATAAGACAGACTAAGCAAGATGTTATAGAAAGAATAGATACAAAAGGTAGATAAAAAAAAGCTCATACATGTATAGAAGTTCTGCAAAGGATCACTATATAATTGTAAGTAATATTTGTCTAGAGGTTTAGTTTCCAAAGCACCCTTCCTAGAATGTGGTTGTGGTATTAAGTGGTCCTTAGGTGTAATGATTTTGTTATAAATGATAATATTCACAGTTGTTACCAAAAAAAACCTCTACCACTTTCTAGACTAACAAGACTACCATTTTGCTTTACAAACACGCGGGACAAGTTTTAGATGTCAACTGACATGCATAGAATATCCACAAACCATACTCACACcctggcacataactcactccgGACCAGATTTATCCCGACTCTCTAGTCAAAGGagttaaataaagtcaaaatcgAATAATTTAAGACACTTATATATGAGTCAAGAaatgagcctaagcgtcacaactaagTCAATCACCTCTCTCAAGACACAACAAAGTCGAG from Nicotiana sylvestris chromosome 12, ASM39365v2, whole genome shotgun sequence encodes the following:
- the LOC138882905 gene encoding uncharacterized protein; its protein translation is MGSVLTIEIQVDLLKSYNAKEVKEIIFQIDSSKRPSLHDFGSGFFKAAWSIVGEDIIATILEFSHNGKLLKQLNSTNIVLIPNVEVPEYTSQYSPIFCCNVVYKGISKMLCSRLKHVVTQLEADNQAAFIPDRFMMHNILICHDLLRHYNKKLLLDV